One window from the genome of Bacteroidota bacterium encodes:
- a CDS encoding T9SS type B sorting domain-containing protein gives MLSAIANAQQCEWIDMYGGSGNNYNLTHAVDDSNNVVAVGRYTATVTRGSTSFYLPFGSLNIALVKYKPDGTMSWMTRIKALDTTKFSAVTVNTIKSYNNEYYLVGNTQGNIDFGNGITIPQDTTNYLFLAKYNTNGVVQWVKTFYSTYTSLSAPGGIDIDNVGNIVLTFGSGGKWFFSPTDSVSTGHYSQIDIFVVKFTGNGNFIWCKNFGSSSLTKNDIGRAVSIDAANNIYIAGCIDSITQFGNQTFAKKGHIILKLDSAGNPISGISLPYEYTLYGINVGLQVFPDGRVAFTGYMKDSMEFGNSIKLHSTGSSTTNAVFALFDKNLNCKWAKQCNPSAGAYTILARVETSQDNIYTGGWVNGQIIIGNTTVGKIGSNSFCVIKMDTIGNFLWAFSGETSGQINTIGPDREGNAYIGGYVRDSVNLFGVKKYSNGNTTDIFLAKLKDYEITRGNVSPGPYCAGDSIVVPYSIEGKFTAGNEFIAELSDSAGNFDFGGRELGRVTDTLGGTIKGVLPLFNVATNNRYRIRIISTKPFVQSYYRIDTLRLLIYSKDTANAGPDLYVCKGQPIRLGTTGGSRWQWSPSTFMPYLQDTGNRQPLIKPDSAVEYRIIISDSSGCGEIDTDYVKVFIRPPLSLAPIKGPSASCRGQKVLLTAAMTGGDSTGYWYNWSVSGDPTTISTTDTVRVSPYKTTTYRIIMGDSCHPKPDTLFYTLQIDTVLKVLTNRDTTICRGSTAYLQAWGNGCDPSQYEFSWTVFGNSVVLSDSSHFTPSPSATTLYRVTLRDKSTTYTASRNVRVTVDNVFFATINNNTTICQGQSIDLKAGAASCDTSQLHYEWDNGLDTLQGHTVSPNVTTTYTVKVTNKSNGLNDTAKVTVTVRPPLTLTLANDTTICMGANVLLKATATGGTGTYKLLWTVNNGLWTDTAFTSTVSPTTSSTYRAVLSDNCSTNDTAFVKVTVRDSLKVSLPYNDTAICSGEQLTVNPVGKGGIVANYSYSWRFPDGTVVNGKQPTINPTSSGTYKVLLTDNCSSPSDSATMFVYVRPALKTKVIGPAKACEGDTLLLTVVVSGGDSSNYSYTWELPNGSFVQSKTITVTPTGNETYKVIAVDGCSNPAADSSLHIITLPPPISLTPSADITVCQGSNVPLSATIVGGTPANYQILWQEIGGSFSASSISINVQPPVSTQYSISVKDGCASPVADTVTVSVLPTPEADFAVTPTKGCAPFTPLLTDLSQNNDTSLNIWRVAGTEKQGAVPAFTITKSGNYTIELVASNNLGCKDSVKKYSVIEVFALPKANFMHHPEHETEIGKPVTFYNYSTGAQRYNWFWSSTDSLFVQTPNDIKRVFADTGKQLIKLVAINSNNCTDTFYKEIFVHDLFSVVIPNSFTPNGDGLNDVFSIVNTGTLKYSISIFNRWGECLYTCSYENGQSLPCSWDGTYNDVPVTTGAYLYQIGFESELHLKRNVWGTLNLIR, from the coding sequence TTGCTTTCAGCAATAGCTAATGCCCAGCAATGCGAGTGGATTGATATGTATGGGGGTTCAGGTAATAATTATAATTTGACCCATGCTGTAGATGACAGCAATAATGTAGTGGCGGTAGGAAGGTACACTGCTACGGTTACTCGAGGCTCCACATCATTTTATTTACCCTTTGGTAGTCTGAATATCGCACTGGTAAAGTACAAACCTGATGGGACAATGAGTTGGATGACGAGAATAAAAGCACTGGATACCACCAAGTTCTCAGCAGTGACTGTAAATACAATTAAGTCTTATAACAACGAGTACTACCTTGTTGGCAATACACAGGGAAATATTGATTTTGGTAACGGTATAACTATTCCGCAGGACACAACAAATTATCTCTTTCTGGCAAAATATAATACAAATGGTGTTGTGCAATGGGTTAAAACGTTTTACTCAACATATACCTCTCTTTCAGCTCCGGGAGGGATTGACATTGATAACGTGGGTAATATAGTTCTTACCTTCGGTTCAGGCGGGAAATGGTTTTTTTCACCCACAGATTCAGTATCCACAGGGCACTATAGTCAGATTGATATTTTTGTTGTTAAGTTTACCGGTAACGGTAACTTCATCTGGTGCAAAAACTTTGGTAGCAGCAGCCTTACCAAAAACGATATAGGTCGTGCAGTATCAATTGATGCCGCTAATAATATTTATATAGCTGGGTGTATTGACAGCATCACACAATTTGGTAATCAAACATTTGCAAAAAAAGGACATATTATTCTTAAACTAGATTCCGCAGGCAACCCTATTTCGGGGATAAGTTTGCCTTACGAATACACTTTATATGGAATTAACGTTGGCTTGCAAGTCTTTCCAGACGGTAGAGTTGCTTTTACAGGATATATGAAGGATAGTATGGAATTTGGAAACTCAATTAAATTACATTCTACAGGATCTTCTACAACAAATGCTGTATTTGCCTTATTCGACAAAAATTTGAACTGTAAATGGGCAAAACAATGTAACCCCTCGGCCGGTGCATATACAATACTTGCAAGAGTTGAGACTTCTCAAGATAACATTTATACGGGTGGATGGGTGAATGGACAAATTATCATAGGGAACACAACTGTTGGGAAAATCGGATCAAACAGTTTTTGTGTAATAAAGATGGATACTATTGGTAATTTTTTATGGGCGTTTTCAGGAGAAACATCTGGTCAGATAAATACTATAGGACCTGATAGGGAAGGCAATGCATATATAGGTGGATATGTTAGAGACTCTGTTAATCTCTTTGGGGTAAAAAAATACAGCAACGGCAATACCACAGATATTTTTTTAGCGAAGTTGAAAGACTATGAGATAACCAGAGGCAATGTTAGCCCGGGACCCTATTGTGCAGGCGATAGCATTGTTGTGCCTTATTCCATCGAGGGTAAGTTTACCGCAGGTAATGAATTTATTGCTGAACTTAGTGACAGTGCCGGAAATTTTGACTTTGGAGGACGTGAATTAGGTCGTGTAACGGATACATTAGGGGGCACCATTAAAGGGGTTTTACCTCTGTTTAATGTAGCCACCAATAACCGGTACCGAATACGGATAATAAGTACAAAACCGTTTGTACAAAGCTATTACAGGATTGACACCTTGCGCTTGCTTATATATAGTAAAGACACGGCCAATGCAGGCCCTGATTTATACGTTTGCAAAGGACAACCCATACGATTAGGCACCACAGGTGGTAGCCGCTGGCAGTGGAGTCCGTCAACATTTATGCCCTACCTGCAAGATACAGGAAACAGGCAACCACTAATAAAACCTGACAGTGCTGTTGAATACCGTATTATTATCAGCGACAGCAGCGGTTGCGGTGAAATTGATACCGATTATGTAAAAGTGTTTATTCGCCCGCCACTCTCGTTAGCACCCATTAAAGGCCCTTCAGCTTCGTGCCGTGGCCAGAAAGTTTTGCTAACAGCCGCCATGACCGGAGGGGATAGTACAGGTTACTGGTACAATTGGTCGGTTAGTGGCGACCCAACCACCATAAGTACTACAGACACAGTAAGGGTTTCCCCTTATAAGACTACCACATACCGAATAATTATGGGTGATAGTTGCCACCCAAAACCTGATACTTTGTTTTATACCCTGCAAATTGATACGGTACTTAAAGTACTAACCAATCGTGACACAACAATTTGTAGAGGATCAACCGCTTATCTTCAAGCATGGGGAAACGGTTGCGACCCCAGCCAATACGAGTTTTCATGGACAGTTTTCGGTAACAGTGTGGTATTAAGTGATAGTTCACACTTTACACCCTCGCCTTCAGCTACCACCCTTTACCGCGTTACTCTACGCGATAAAAGTACCACCTATACTGCTTCAAGAAATGTAAGGGTTACGGTTGACAATGTGTTTTTTGCTACCATAAATAATAACACCACCATTTGCCAAGGGCAAAGCATAGATTTAAAAGCAGGTGCCGCCAGTTGTGATACCTCGCAACTGCATTACGAGTGGGATAACGGCCTCGATACTTTGCAAGGCCACACAGTCAGCCCCAATGTTACTACCACTTATACAGTTAAGGTAACCAATAAAAGTAACGGCCTAAATGATACTGCCAAAGTAACGGTTACTGTAAGACCTCCGCTAACCTTAACATTAGCAAACGACACCACCATTTGTATGGGTGCTAATGTGCTGCTCAAGGCAACTGCAACGGGGGGCACAGGTACTTATAAGTTGTTATGGACGGTTAATAACGGTTTGTGGACAGATACAGCTTTTACAAGTACGGTTTCGCCCACTACAAGTTCAACCTATAGGGCTGTATTAAGCGACAATTGTTCAACCAATGATACGGCTTTTGTGAAGGTTACCGTAAGAGACAGCTTAAAGGTATCATTACCCTATAACGATACCGCAATATGCAGTGGGGAACAATTGACGGTAAACCCTGTCGGAAAAGGAGGTATTGTCGCCAACTATAGTTATTCATGGCGTTTCCCCGACGGAACAGTTGTGAACGGTAAACAACCCACTATCAACCCTACTTCATCAGGAACCTATAAAGTACTCTTAACGGATAATTGCAGCAGCCCTTCTGATTCTGCAACGATGTTTGTTTACGTGCGTCCTGCGCTTAAAACAAAAGTTATTGGCCCTGCAAAAGCTTGTGAGGGTGATACCTTATTATTAACGGTTGTTGTTTCGGGCGGAGACAGCTCTAACTACTCTTACACTTGGGAGTTACCCAATGGTAGCTTCGTGCAGAGCAAAACAATCACTGTGACCCCAACCGGTAACGAAACCTATAAAGTAATTGCCGTTGATGGCTGTTCAAACCCTGCCGCTGATTCGTCATTACATATCATAACACTTCCCCCTCCTATTAGCCTTACTCCTTCAGCCGATATTACAGTATGCCAAGGCAGCAATGTACCGTTATCAGCCACCATTGTTGGCGGTACACCGGCCAATTATCAAATACTATGGCAAGAAATTGGCGGCTCATTCAGTGCGAGTTCCATATCTATTAATGTTCAACCCCCGGTAAGTACTCAATACAGTATCTCGGTTAAAGACGGCTGCGCCTCCCCTGTTGCCGATACTGTTACTGTTAGTGTATTGCCAACCCCTGAAGCTGATTTTGCCGTAACCCCCACTAAAGGGTGTGCTCCGTTTACTCCCCTTCTAACCGATTTATCCCAAAACAACGATACCTCCCTGAACATTTGGAGGGTTGCCGGTACCGAGAAACAGGGGGCTGTCCCTGCATTTACTATCACCAAAAGCGGAAACTATACGATTGAGTTAGTAGCCTCAAACAATTTAGGCTGTAAAGACTCGGTTAAAAAATATAGTGTAATTGAAGTGTTTGCCTTACCAAAGGCTAATTTTATGCACCACCCAGAGCATGAGACAGAGATAGGGAAACCGGTTACGTTTTATAATTACAGCACAGGAGCCCAACGCTATAACTGGTTTTGGTCTTCTACCGACTCATTGTTTGTGCAAACGCCCAACGATATAAAACGGGTTTTTGCGGATACAGGAAAACAGTTAATAAAACTGGTAGCTATCAACTCAAACAATTGTACGGATACTTTTTACAAAGAAATATTTGTACACGACCTATTTAGCGTGGTAATACCCAATAGCTTTACCCCTAACGGTGATGGGCTTAATGATGTATTCAGCATTGTAAATACAGGCACTTTAAAATATTCAATATCAATATTTAACCGTTGGGGCGAGTGTTTATATACCTGTAGCTACGAAAACGGACAATCGCTGCCTTGCAGCTGGGACGGAACTTATAACGACGTGCCCGTGACTACCGGTGCCTATTTGTATCAAATTGGTTTTGAATCAGAACTACATCTTAAAAGAAACGTTTGGGGTACTCTCAATCTTATTAGATAA